One part of the Saprospiraceae bacterium genome encodes these proteins:
- a CDS encoding response regulator transcription factor — translation MIRVSIIENDKFLCETLRVVLNAKNVIEVVSIYLNGEDALKELPKLKPDIVLVDIDLGLKKMNGIECITRLKPELPDTQFLILTIFDEHQKVFDALSAGALGYVLKSDKPEKIINAIQDLHEGGAPMSPSIARKIALTFSHENHINPLNASLLTSREKEVIELISKGKLEKEVANELFISYKTVKTHITNIYTKLQVNTRVEALNKYFGR, via the coding sequence ATGATTCGAGTAAGTATAATAGAGAATGATAAGTTTCTTTGCGAAACTTTACGTGTAGTGCTTAATGCAAAAAATGTTATTGAAGTGGTATCCATCTATTTGAATGGGGAGGACGCACTTAAGGAGCTACCCAAACTCAAGCCAGATATAGTATTAGTTGATATTGATCTGGGCTTAAAAAAGATGAATGGCATCGAATGCATCACACGTTTAAAACCGGAATTGCCGGATACTCAATTTTTGATATTGACCATTTTTGATGAGCATCAAAAAGTATTTGATGCCTTGTCAGCCGGTGCTCTTGGTTATGTATTAAAATCAGACAAGCCAGAAAAAATAATCAATGCGATTCAAGATCTGCATGAAGGTGGCGCACCCATGAGTCCATCTATTGCCAGGAAAATAGCTTTAACATTTAGCCATGAGAACCATATAAATCCTTTAAATGCTTCTTTGCTTACCTCCAGAGAAAAAGAAGTTATTGAACTAATATCAAAAGGAAAGCTAGAAAAAGAGGTAGCAAACGAATTATTTATTAGTTATAAGACAGTCAAAACACATATTACGAATATTTATACAAAGCTGCAGGTGAATACCAGGGTGGAGGCTTTGAATAAGTATTTTGGAAGGTGA
- a CDS encoding thiol-activated cytolysin family protein — protein MNISRTLPLSSIRHTMSTRANLRPLTQSKYTKRIGTLTRTVLPDDGISEQISRTDGESINDREDNVICTVTPMFLEAGFNEANILNPDGVEFWPGRLIDISSIDDGSYTNFTDFTSRNNISISLNAAGTSANNINETIQGTDITRGNVVNAINRIKRNWGPNNFGSLDIGSEEIRAYEINQFFLEAKAGVMIPGMALNISATASTSNIRTKNTIVYKLFRAAYTVGIDSDISTITNLNPEDVSEDGGIVSAVKYGSFALIEVTSELTHDSINALMSAAFSVGGTTIEAGLESRLNHMISSSSVKILLRGVSENFQTNAATIEDFKKVLFGIKEEFSATSPVVPIAFVIRSLKSGQIMKLKTTMTFNKRDCTIIPPDADISMTLQVIGIAVLEAEVESSLDIFGKINFDTDIPNTDYVTVWEKKRHQAVEIAEGVGARYDAKGSSKRFKIKFKASTNYLSTKSLIIGIHLKDRDGSVDDGFSHERFYLPLSSLYKPKSDRYSEPNYEHIGPGFAFTVQEANGTQKLVIYVDRVD, from the coding sequence ATGAATATTTCAAGAACACTTCCATTGAGTTCAATTCGTCACACCATGAGTACAAGAGCAAATTTAAGACCCCTAACACAATCGAAATACACAAAAAGGATTGGAACGTTGACAAGAACAGTTTTACCTGATGATGGAATTAGTGAACAAATATCAAGAACTGATGGTGAATCAATAAATGATCGAGAAGATAACGTAATTTGCACTGTAACACCAATGTTTTTGGAAGCTGGATTCAATGAAGCAAATATATTAAATCCAGATGGTGTAGAATTTTGGCCTGGACGATTAATAGATATTTCTTCTATCGATGATGGTAGTTACACTAATTTTACTGATTTTACTAGTAGAAATAACATCTCAATTTCCTTAAATGCAGCTGGAACATCTGCGAATAACATTAATGAAACAATACAAGGTACCGATATTACAAGGGGGAATGTGGTTAATGCTATAAACAGAATAAAAAGAAATTGGGGACCTAATAATTTTGGTAGCCTAGATATTGGTTCAGAAGAAATTCGTGCTTATGAAATAAATCAGTTTTTCTTAGAAGCTAAAGCAGGAGTCATGATTCCTGGTATGGCACTAAATATCTCAGCTACCGCTTCCACATCGAATATAAGAACCAAAAACACAATTGTTTACAAGTTATTTAGAGCAGCCTACACTGTTGGTATTGATAGTGATATCTCTACTATTACAAATTTAAATCCTGAAGATGTATCAGAAGATGGAGGTATTGTTTCTGCTGTAAAATATGGATCTTTTGCCTTAATCGAAGTGACTTCCGAATTGACACATGATTCTATTAATGCATTAATGTCAGCGGCATTCAGTGTGGGAGGAACAACCATTGAAGCAGGATTAGAATCAAGGCTAAATCACATGATTTCTTCATCAAGTGTTAAGATTCTTTTACGAGGTGTTTCAGAGAATTTCCAAACAAATGCAGCAACAATAGAGGATTTTAAAAAAGTACTTTTTGGTATTAAAGAAGAATTTTCAGCAACAAGTCCTGTTGTTCCTATTGCATTTGTAATTAGGTCTTTAAAAAGTGGTCAGATTATGAAATTAAAAACGACAATGACCTTTAATAAAAGAGATTGCACTATAATTCCCCCTGACGCCGATATATCGATGACACTACAAGTTATAGGAATTGCAGTTTTAGAGGCTGAAGTCGAATCAAGTCTCGATATTTTTGGCAAAATAAACTTTGATACTGATATACCAAATACAGACTACGTTACTGTTTGGGAGAAAAAAAGACATCAAGCTGTTGAAATAGCTGAAGGTGTTGGCGCGAGATATGATGCAAAAGGAAGTTCGAAGCGATTTAAAATTAAATTTAAGGCTTCAACCAATTATTTGAGTACAAAATCACTCATTATTGGAATTCATTTAAAAGATCGCGATGGATCAGTTGATGATGGATTTTCACATGAACGATTTTATCTACCATTATCTTCGCTGTACAAGCCTAAAAGTGACAGATATAGTGAGCCTAATTACGAGCATATTGGTCCAGGTTTCGCATTTACTGTTCAAGAAGCAAATGGAACACAAAAATTGGTTATTTATGTAGACAGAGTAGATTAA
- a CDS encoding cation transporter, whose protein sequence is MKSNTEIAIQVSWISILSNLCLAALKWVVGYFGNSYALIADAIESTGDIFSSVLVLFGIKYAHRPPDKNHPYGHGRLEPLITFIVVAFLVTSAVWIALTSIKNIQTPHEIPKSFTLIFLAVVILGKELLFRIITKRTINIKSSSLKADAWHHRSDAITSLAAFIGISIAIILGKGYESADDWAALFASFIILYNSYLIFRPALSEIMDEHLYDDLILEIRNSSKAIPGILGTEKCLVRKHGSNFLIDLHIIVDGQLTVHEGHRIAHELKAHLQQEIPHIKDVLIHVEPDV, encoded by the coding sequence ATGAAATCAAATACTGAAATAGCAATTCAAGTAAGTTGGATTAGTATACTTTCCAATTTATGTTTAGCCGCTTTAAAGTGGGTAGTTGGTTATTTTGGTAATTCATATGCTTTGATTGCAGATGCAATTGAATCTACAGGAGATATTTTTTCTTCGGTACTTGTTTTATTTGGAATCAAGTATGCACATCGACCACCGGATAAAAATCATCCATATGGTCATGGTAGATTGGAACCACTAATAACATTTATCGTAGTAGCATTTTTAGTAACTTCAGCAGTATGGATTGCCCTTACAAGTATTAAGAATATTCAAACACCACATGAAATCCCTAAAAGTTTTACTTTAATATTTCTGGCAGTTGTTATTTTAGGAAAGGAATTATTATTTCGAATTATTACCAAGCGGACTATAAATATTAAAAGTAGTTCTTTAAAGGCAGATGCCTGGCATCATCGCAGTGACGCAATCACTTCTCTTGCGGCATTTATTGGTATTAGCATTGCAATTATTTTAGGAAAGGGATATGAATCTGCAGATGATTGGGCGGCATTATTTGCCTCATTTATAATATTATACAATAGTTATTTAATTTTCAGACCGGCATTGAGTGAGATTATGGATGAGCACCTATATGACGACCTGATCCTTGAAATTCGTAATAGTTCGAAGGCTATACCTGGAATTCTCGGTACTGAGAAGTGTTTAGTCCGGAAACATGGTAGTAATTTTTTAATCGATTTACATATTATTGTAGACGGTCAATTAACAGTCCATGAAGGGCATCGTATAGCACATGAATTAAAAGCCCACCTTCAGCAAGAAATTCCACATATTAAGGATGTATTGATCCATGTAGAGCCAGATGTCTGA
- a CDS encoding lipase family protein has protein sequence MYKIYFLFILFFGNNVLYAQSYDYNLNARQNEINAFSNFSEDDFGKNNINAYLLSYITWLMYPERLAKNLSDSNNSSAITQYSNLEFSQAFKYRFLHMFCDIPPLMPSTIDIKYEGKEKLENNDIDYFKYNYSYKINYIKSLHNSKDKLKLYISLKNEIEREKAKLRAKLTAINGNSKYLHINNNDIRPDSILYLSNYKSEVQFIVKLKLIELEIENIYNKYIENYEKWEESLPVFKFIAKSPGYGIDPECMLISTSKFIIVAFRGTDRVSRGQAGGLEWEWGEWFGTNLNITLFEAPLFRGSSIHFGMWNSLGTIKSKIDEFIEENNKSKSKTLWVTGHSLGGGLAELYAFNLLNSNIVIKSKVHCYLYGGPPFVGNQKFADMVNQPKLMGWPKGIVQRFEYRDDFITSLFMGTEAVTENLENVPVIGWLVDAIKIGYVKSGQRNWYSKEGKENYKYNYRERRIVDDGPYIPKFCDHQPAWYVRCAYDVLTINEKSKVPSAPCRPSANMGDEGCGNNSCN, from the coding sequence ATGTATAAAATTTATTTTTTATTTATTTTATTTTTTGGAAACAACGTTTTATATGCGCAAAGTTATGATTATAATCTTAATGCTAGACAAAATGAAATAAATGCTTTTTCAAATTTCTCCGAAGATGATTTTGGTAAGAACAATATTAATGCATATCTTCTATCATACATAACTTGGCTGATGTATCCTGAAAGATTAGCGAAAAATTTAAGCGATTCAAATAATAGTTCAGCAATCACTCAATATTCTAATTTGGAGTTTTCTCAAGCTTTTAAATATAGATTTTTACATATGTTTTGTGATATACCCCCACTTATGCCTTCAACAATAGATATAAAATATGAAGGCAAAGAAAAACTAGAAAATAATGATATTGATTATTTTAAATATAATTATTCTTATAAAATTAATTACATTAAAAGTTTACATAATAGCAAGGATAAGCTAAAACTATATATATCTTTAAAAAATGAAATTGAAAGAGAAAAAGCCAAGCTTAGAGCTAAATTAACCGCTATAAACGGAAATTCAAAATACTTGCATATTAATAATAATGATATTAGACCAGATTCAATCCTTTATCTTTCGAATTACAAAAGTGAAGTGCAATTTATTGTTAAGCTTAAACTCATTGAATTAGAAATAGAAAATATTTATAATAAATATATTGAAAATTATGAAAAATGGGAAGAGTCCTTGCCTGTATTTAAATTTATTGCAAAATCACCTGGATATGGAATAGATCCTGAGTGTATGCTTATTTCCACATCAAAGTTTATAATTGTTGCATTTAGGGGCACAGACAGAGTTAGCAGAGGACAAGCAGGTGGGCTTGAATGGGAGTGGGGTGAGTGGTTTGGAACAAACCTAAATATTACATTATTCGAGGCTCCATTGTTCAGAGGATCTAGCATTCACTTTGGCATGTGGAATTCTTTGGGAACTATAAAAAGTAAAATTGATGAATTTATTGAAGAAAATAACAAATCTAAAAGTAAAACTTTGTGGGTTACTGGTCATAGTTTAGGAGGGGGGTTAGCTGAATTATATGCTTTTAATCTCTTAAATAGTAATATCGTTATAAAATCTAAAGTTCATTGTTATTTATATGGAGGGCCACCATTTGTTGGCAATCAAAAATTTGCTGATATGGTAAATCAGCCTAAACTAATGGGATGGCCTAAGGGCATTGTTCAAAGATTTGAATATAGAGATGATTTTATAACTTCATTGTTCATGGGTACTGAAGCCGTAACAGAGAATCTAGAAAACGTTCCGGTTATAGGTTGGCTTGTCGATGCAATAAAAATTGGTTATGTAAAATCTGGCCAAAGAAACTGGTACTCAAAAGAAGGAAAAGAAAATTACAAATATAATTATAGGGAAAGGCGTATTGTTGACGATGGCCCTTATATTCCTAAATTCTGCGATCATCAACCAGCTTGGTATGTACGTTGTGCTTATGATGTATTAACAATTAATGAGAAATCTAAAGTTCCTTCAGCACCTTGTAGACCATCAGCAAATATGGGAGATGAGGGATGTGGAAATAACTCTTGTAATTGA